One Alphaproteobacteria bacterium DNA segment encodes these proteins:
- the rpoH gene encoding RNA polymerase sigma factor RpoH, with the protein MSNLAQNIPYNDENRDYIRKIRQLPMLTSEEEYTLAKDWRERQDYKSVEKLINSHLRLVAKIAQGYRGYGLPLSDLIAEGNVGILQAMKHYDPDKGFRFSTYAMWWIRASMQEYILQSWSLVKIGTTRAQKKLFFGLRKAQHQIDQELELDGNLEGHQDGLTPEKIKKIAEKLLVTPEEVLQMHQRLGAKDHSLNSPRGNSEDSTSEWIEWIADESDNQEIQLAQQDEMTERKRLFDQAMTCLDKREHAIFVKRRLAEPPRTLEELSTKLGISRERVRQIENKAFEKIQKFIKRLAGTQPHFA; encoded by the coding sequence ATGAGTAATTTGGCCCAGAATATCCCCTATAATGACGAAAACCGGGACTATATACGAAAGATTCGTCAATTACCCATGTTGACAAGTGAGGAAGAGTATACCCTGGCCAAGGATTGGCGTGAACGGCAAGATTATAAATCCGTTGAAAAACTGATTAACAGTCATTTGCGATTGGTTGCAAAAATTGCACAAGGGTATCGTGGGTATGGATTGCCATTAAGTGACCTCATTGCCGAGGGGAACGTTGGCATCCTCCAGGCTATGAAGCATTATGACCCGGACAAAGGGTTTCGATTTTCAACCTATGCGATGTGGTGGATACGTGCCAGCATGCAGGAATATATTCTGCAAAGTTGGTCGTTGGTTAAAATTGGAACCACGCGGGCGCAAAAGAAATTATTTTTTGGATTGCGTAAAGCCCAGCACCAAATTGATCAAGAATTGGAATTGGATGGGAATCTGGAGGGACATCAAGATGGGTTGACCCCTGAAAAGATTAAAAAAATTGCCGAAAAATTATTGGTCACCCCCGAAGAGGTCCTTCAGATGCATCAACGTCTGGGGGCAAAAGATCATTCGCTGAATTCGCCCCGGGGAAATTCCGAGGATAGCACCAGTGAATGGATCGAATGGATTGCTGACGAAAGCGATAACCAAGAAATTCAGTTGGCACAACAAGATGAAATGACCGAACGCAAAAGGCTTTTTGATCAGGCGATGACCTGTTTGGATAAGCGAGAGCACGCGATTTTTGTTAAGCGCCGGCTAGCAGAGCCACCCCGAACCCTGGAGGAGCTGAGTACAAAATTGGGAATCTCCCGGGAACGTGTGCGGCAAATCGAAAACAAAGCATTCGAAAAGATTCAAAAATTCATCAAACGGCTAGCAGGCACGCAGCCTCATTTTGCCTGA